One window of the Strix uralensis isolate ZFMK-TIS-50842 chromosome 3, bStrUra1, whole genome shotgun sequence genome contains the following:
- the NKX2-2 gene encoding homeobox protein Nkx-2.2, with translation MSLTNTKTGFSVKDILDLPDTNDEDGSAAEGGEEESEAPEPPKKTGVLGQTPLDTVQTLPLKSPFYDNSDNPYTRWLASAEGIQYSLHGLTAGGGGQDPSAKSPEPSADESPDNEKETAGGGDAGKKRKRRVLFSKAQTYELERRFRQQRYLSAPEREHLASLIRLTPTQVKIWFQNHRYKMKRARAEKGMEVTPLPSPRRVAVPVLVRDGKPCHTLKAQDLAAATFQTGIPFSAYSAQSLQHMQYNAQYSATSNPQYPTAHHLVQAQQWTW, from the exons ATGTCTCTGACCAACACAAAGACGGGTTTTTCGGTGAAGGACATTTTGGACCTCCCCGATACCAACGATGAGGACGGCTCCGCCGCCGAGGGCGGCGAGGAAGAGAGCGAGGCGCCGGAGCCGCCCAAGAAAACGGGAGTTTTGGGACAAACCCCCTTGGACACTGTTCAGACGCTGCCTTTGAAGAGCCCTTTCTATGATAATAGCGATAATCCCTACACGCGCTGGCTGGCGAGCGCCGAGGGCATCCAATACTCCC TGCACGGGCTGAcggccggcgggggcggccaGGACCCCTCGGCCAAGTCACCGGAGCCGTCGGCCGACGAGTCGCCCGACAACGAGAAGGAGACGGCGGGCGGCGGGGACGcgggaaagaagaggaagaggagggtgctCTTCTCCAAGGCGCAGACCTACGAGCTGGAGCGGCGGTTCCGGCAGCAGCGGTACCTGTCGGCGCCGGAGCGGGAGCACCTGGCCAGCCTGATCCGCCTCACCCCCACCCAGGTGAAGATCTGGTTCCAAAACCACCGCTACAAGATGAAGAGGGCCCGGGCCGAGAAAGGTATGGAAGtgactcctctcccctccccgcggCGGGTGGCCGTGCCGGTCTTAGTCAGGGACGGCAAGCCCTGCCACACGCTCAAAGCTCAGGACTTGGCAGCCGCGACTTTCCAGACGGGAATCCCCTTCTCCGCCTATAGCGCCCAGTCTCTACAGCATATGCAATACAACGCCCAGTACAGCGCTACCAGCAACCCCCAGTACCCCACAGCACACCATTTGGTACAAGCTCAGCAATGGACTTGGTGA